In Senegalia massiliensis, the genomic window TGGTACAGTAGATGGACCTGGTGTAAGATTTGTAGTATTTACTCAAGGTTGTCCTTTAAGATGTCAGTATTGTCATAATCCAGATACATGGAAAGTAAATGATGGCAAAAAAATATCAGTAGATGAACTTATGGAAAAAATAATTAAATATAAATCATATATGAAATATTCTGGTGGTGGTGTCACTTTAACAGGTGGCGAACCACTACTCCAACCAGAATTTTCAAAAGAATTATTTAAAAGATGTAAAGAAGAAGGAATTCATACAGCCATAGATACATCAGGGTTTATTCCACTTGATAAAACAAAAGAAGTCTTTGAATATACTGACTTAGTATTACTTGATATTAAATCATTTAATCCTATTTTATATAAAGATTTAACAGGGGTAAATAATGACCCTACTATAAAACTAGCTAAGTATTTATCAGAAATAAATAAACCTACTTGGATTAGATATGTATTAGTTCCAGGTCTTACTGATAAGGATGAAGATATAAAAAATTCAGCTAAATTCCTCTCCCCTCTTAAAAATATAGAAAGAGTAGAACTACTTCCCTTTCATAAAATGGGAGAATATAAATGGGAAGAGCTTGGATATGAATATAAATTAAAGAATACCCCTACCCCATCAGATGAAATGGTAGAAAGAGCAGCTCATATATTTAAAAGTAAAGATGTAAATGTAGTTTATTAAAGAACCTGTGGTCAATTTTGACCACAGGTTCTTTAATATATTATTTAAACTCTTTTCTTAAATCATATTCCACCTGAGCTATTAAAGATATAACGAATATAACAAATAAAACAATATTATATTCAAATAAAAATTCTATATCTTTTTCTATATAACGACCTTATTTTCATTAATTTTATTAGTTTTATTATTTTTATGATTAAATAACTTATATAATAGATTTTTTATCATAATAGATCACATCCCGGCATACTATTTCCTTTTATTTAACTTTAAAAACCATATTCCTATAGCAGATGATAAGATTAATATAGCATATACAAAGTATTTTATTTCATCATATGTGATATAATTAAGGGTTACTGCTATAAATGATGTTATGAATGATAACCCTAAAATTATTTCTAAGCTCAATATAATTTTTTTTGGTTTTATCATAGTATCACTTCCCTTTATAATTACTCTTGTCTAAGTGCCTCTAACACACTTATTTTTGCTGCTTTGTTTGCTGGGTATAATCCTGATAATACTCCTACAATTACAGAAAAAATAATTGCAAATAATGCTAGCCATATTGGAATAGATGTAATATTATTTTCAAGACCATTCATGAATATTTTAGCTACAGTATTGATTATAAATGATAATATATAACTTAGAATTAGCCCTGCTATTCCACCTAATAATCCTATAAACGTAGCTTCATATAAAAATTGTTTTCGTATATCTTTTACTGACGCTCCTATTACTTTGTTTACCCCTATTTCTTTTGTTCTTTCATAAGTACTCATTATCATTGTATTAGTTATACCTACAGCTGCTACAATAAGAGCTATACTTCCTATTCCTCCAAGAAACAGTTGTAAAAATTTAAACACACTACCTACTTGTTCTATCATATCTTTTGTAGAATAAGCCATATAACCTTTATCATTGATTTCTTTTGATAGTCTATCTATCTCATCCATATCATTAGCTACTACTCTAATATTAGAATAGCCTTCTTTTTCTATTATATCTCTAGCATTTTGCTTTTCTTCTACAATATCTACTAGTTCATCTATATCCATTACAGCAGAATAATCTTCTGCTCCTCCAGTAGATTTTAATATTCCTGTAATTCTAGTTCTATATTTCTTTGAAGTTTCCTCTTCTACTTCTGAGATGCGATCTGAAAAGCTAATGGAAGAAGAACTTCTAAGTAAATCTTTTTCACTTTCATTAGATATTTGTTCTGAAAGGCTTGAGCCTAATAGAATAGAGTTATTCCTTGGAAAACGTCCTTCTTCTAATTCATATCCTAATTCATCTATCTCCTTTGTATCTATACCTGTAAAAGTAGCTGATATAGTTTCTCTACCTATATTTAATTCACCATAAGTCTGATATATGGGAGTAACTGCTTTTACTCCTTCTAACTGCTTTAATTCATTTACATGTTCTTTTTTTAATATCTTTACACTATCTCCTTCATTAGGTCCCATATTAACTCCAGGATAAACTTCAATATTAGTCATATTTCCACTTTCAAATTCTCCTGTAACACTTTCCTCTAGTCCTACTCCTAAAGAAACCATAGTTATTATTCCTGCTGTACCTATCATAATCCCTATAAGAGTTAATATAGTTCTAAGTTTTCTTCTCCACAAACTCGTCCATGCAAATTTTATTATATCTTTATCTATCATATTATCCACCACTAAAATCCAAATAATCCTTTGATAAATCTAATAAATGCATTACCTTCTTCTTTGTTATTAGAATTATCAATATTTTCCCCTGATTTCACATTATATTTTATCTTTTTTTCTATTTCTGTATTTTTATTAAGTCCATCAATATAGCTTACTTTTACATTTATATTCTTTTTACCCTCTTTATCAAATACTGTATTAAAAGTATAACTATCAAAATCACCACTATTAAAATTACCTAGATATTCTGTATAGTTATTTTGTCCTTCTCCTTCTACAGATACAGTTACTCCTTTAACTTCAGTTATAGAATTGTTTACTATATTTATAGTTGATTCTACTTCTTCTCCTATAGATATATCTCCATAATCACCTTTACCTAAAACTTTTATACTTTCTTTTTCAGATAATAATATCCCTATAATTTGATCTTCAGTATAAACTTTCCCATTAGAATCCATATAAGATAAAGAGACCACTAAATTATAATTTCCTGGTTTCATATTAGGTGAAGAATATAAATCATACACTACTTCTTCTTTTTTATCAGCCTTTATGAGAGAAATATATTTTACATTACTTTGATTTATAGGAGAAAAATTATTTAATTTCACTTGTTCTTCTTTTGATTGTATTTCTCCTGATTGCATATCTTGTATTTCTTCTTCTACTTTATCTTTTAATGTTAATTTAACTTTTCTTGCATGATATTCACCATAATTATTTAATGTTAGTTTTATTTTAAAATTTTCTCCTGGGCTAATTTCCTCAGGTTCTATTTTATATTCTGAAATTACTACTGCAGGACTTTTAGGTGCTGCATATATATTAGTTGATACTAAAAGAATTGTCATTAAAATTATTAAAATAGTTACTACATTTCTTTTCAACATATCATTTCCTTTCATCTTTTATTATTTTTCCATCATGAATAGATATGATTCTATCACAATTATTTGCAACATTTATATCATGAGTTACAATAATAAAAGTAACTTTATTTTCTTTATTCATTTTAGTTATAAGAGATAATATTTCCTTACCTGTTTCTGAATCTAAATTTCCCGTAGGCTCATCACATAAAACTATTTCAGGATTATTTACAATTGCCCTGGCAATACTCACTCTTTGCTGTTGCCCTCCTGATAGTTCACCAGGTTTATGACTTTTTCTATCATCTAGTCCTACAAGTTTTAAAGCATGAGTTGCCATATCTTTTCTTTTATCTTGTTTTACTCTTGCATATATAAGAGGCATCATCACATTTTCAAGAGCTGATAATGTAGGATTTAAATTAAAGGATTGAAATATAAAACCTATATTATTTCTACGAAATAAACATAAATCATTTTCAGAGTAATTTGTAATATCTTTATTTCTAATTTTAGCTTTACCTTTTGTAGGCTTTACTAGCCCTCCTGTCACATTTAATAATGTAGACTTTCCTGATCCAGAAGGACCTATTAATGCTGTAAGTTCACCTTTAATTATATTTAAATCTACCTCATCAAGTGCTTTTACTATGCTTTTTCCCATCTTATAATGCTGAGATACATTTTTAAGTTCTATTATATTTTCCACCAAATCACCTTTACTGAACCATATTAGATAAATTACTATTTATCATTGCAGATCCTACTGTAAATAATGTAGTAACAATAAATATTCCTACATTTATTATTAGACTTTTTTTCATTGATAAATTAAACATCACTTTTATACCTATGATTAAAAGAACTAATTGCCAAATAGACCAAATGTTAACTACAGATAATATACTATCCATAGTAGTAGTATCTGCAGATGGATTTAAAAACAAACTTTGAATTAATCCAGCTATTGATACTGGATAAGATGCTACTATAACTACTGCAAACATTTCTTTAAATTTTCCTTCACCTTTAAATAACTTAATAAATACATATCTAAAAAAAGCAGAAATTAAATATGTAAGTCCGAGTATTAGAACTGCACCAAGTATAACAAAAACTGGTGAAGAAAAAAAACCAACAATATTTTCTGTAATTTCTAATTCTTCTCCACTCAATCCTTCTAAAGCTTGATTTTTTATTTCATCCGTTTTTGAATTTGTAATCATAGCAGTAATCGCTGATAAAATAGTAATCATTATAAAGTGAATCAAAGCCTTAGGATTTTTCTTAAATTCCTCAAAAAATCTGCTTGGCTTTACTATGTACCATTTAATCTTTTGTACTAAACTAACTTTCTCATCCTCCATCATTAATTCTCTCTCATTTTCTTCATTCATACCAATACACTCCCTTTAATTTTTATTAACAATTTATTACTATATATTAGTTCTATAATTATTCCATTATTCCTTTAATTTGTTATCTTTTTAATATAATTGTAATATAATGTATTTTACAGATGGAATATAAATATAACTAATAGAAATACTGCAAATATGCTTAACAACTTTATTAAAATACTTATGATATCGTGATTTTTAAAATTCAAATTTAGCACATCCTTATTTTTCCTATATATAGTCATAGTATTATATTGATATATATTTTACAATAGATAATGGACGAACGACAATTTTATCAGTATGAATGACAATTTGAGTATAAAAACACTCCAAACTTTTTATTTTGGAGTGTTTTTTCTTTTTTCTATTAAATCATATATGAAATTATAAAGCACAACTCCACCCATGACTACAATTGCCCTTGGAATAAATGACTCTGGAGCTATAAAAGCTAGAAATCCAATATAAGGAATAAAAATTATATCACTCTTTTTCATGTTTATCCTCCATATTTTATTAATTTAAATCCTCATCTATCATATTTAATCCTACTTTCTACTCCTATCTTTTATCAAATATTCTATTATCAAATACAATGGAAGAAATAAAATTAATAATTTAAGTCTAGATTGTAGAGTAATTGAAGAAATTATTATTAATACTATTAGAAACAATTTAAAAAATATATCATAATTATTCTTTTTCATTCAAATACCACCTATATTAAGCTTTTATAAAAAATTAACCTACCTTTTATTTTCAAGTATATCTTTATTAACTGTATGGAATTCTTTAGAAATCATTTTATTTGTTAAAATAGAAGGTAAGATAAATAAAGCTGAAAATATAAAGCTTTTTATATTAAATTCACTCATATTTATATAGATTATAGCTTCAGATACATATAGAATAGATAATCCAATTGTGAGTAAAATACCATCTCTAAAATATACTTTATTAGCTAATTTATTATCTTTGTAAAAAAGATTCAATTTAATATAATTCAAGTATTGATATATTATAATGCTATAAAAATGATAATATAATATATTATATTTAATACTATCTGTAATTATATGAGCTATTGTTGGCAGGGTAAATTTACTTATAAAAGCTTCTCTATCTACTCTTATTGCTTTAGATTCTAATCCTAATTTTTCTGCCCCTTCAACTATACCCTTTATATTTGTTCCTTTTTACATCTTAACTATAAACAATTACATAACTTTTAATTTCTTATCTATACATATCCTACCAATTTAAAAATAACTTGTACATAGGAAATGGATAAATAGTAATCTAATCCGTATAAATAACATTTCTAAAGAGTAAAAAATGTCATCTATAGATTTTTCATATTTATGGAGTGAACCCAAAACTTTTGAAATATTAGATAAGAATATTAACAATTATTGATTTTTCCCTTTCATATAAATATTGAGACTGCTATAGCTATAGCAGTCTCAATATTTATAAAATTTTCTATTAAAACATAATCCTAAATTTAATGAAATTAGAAGTATATTCATTCCTATATTCATTTTCAACTAAAATTCTTATATTATATTTATTTAATCTCTTTTTCACATTATAAAGACCATATCCCCTACCCTTTTTCTTTTTAGTGGAGAATTCTTTTTCAAAGAATTTTTCTATTTTTTCTTTTTCTACTTTAGGATGTTTGTTACTAACTTCTATAATATCATTACCATATTTTCTTAAAAATTTCACTACAACTACATTGTCTTCTACTTCTGTTTCAAATGCATTATCAATTAAATTTCCTAATACTTGAATCAATTCATAGCTTTTTAATTTTGTATCTATCATAGGATTTTCTATTACAATGTTAAATTGAATATTATTTTTTTCTGATTCTTTTTGTTTACTGAACAAAAATCCTGCTAATATTTTATCTTTTAATTTTATAAGATTTCCTAAGTCATTTATATTTTCAATTTCTGAAGTATATTGTTTAAGAGATTCAACTACTTCATTATTATTACTATTAGAATATATAATTGAGTTTATAGCTTGGATATGATTGTCAAATTCATGTTGCTTTCTTCTTACCTCACTAATTAGATTATCTATAATAGGCAAATTTCTCTTATACATTTCTAGTTCTCTAGCTTCATATTCATTTCTTATACCATTTTTAATTACTATAAAATATATAAATATTATACTTAAAGATAAAATAGAAAGATCAAGAAAATTATTTAATAAATTATCTATATCTAATCTCCAATACATTAAAATAATAATTAAAATCATAAATATATTTGCTAATAAAATTATAGCAATTTTCTTTTGTTGATTTATATATGTTAATAATACATGTATTTTAATCTTATAAAAAGTAAATATCACTATAAAAATAAATATTATCTGAGAAATTAATCCATAAAAAAACTTATATTCTATATTACCAATAATTATATTTAAAATTATTAATGATATGTATTGTATAGTTAATATTAATACAGTAGATAGAAACCAAATTTTAAATGTAAATACTAACCCCTTTCTATAAGTTAAATATATAACGATGTATAAAAATATAAGAACAAGAATTGGAATATATTCAATAGGAATAATAATTTCTATAACTGACATAATTAAAGAGTATAAAAAAATATAAATAAGTGATTTTTTAAATATTTTATATTGATTTTCTTCTCTAAGTAAACCCAAGGAAATAATTATAAACCCTAAAACATCAAAAATAGATAATATAAATGATTCAAAAACTGTCATTGTAATAACTCCATTACTTGGTTTTTATATTTTCTGCTTACAGGCATATATTTAGCGATATTTTTAAAATGTAAAACCCATTTAGTTCTATCTATTTTAGTAATATATTTTTTATTTATAATATAGGACCTATGGACCCTAATAAAATCATCATTTAATATTTCTATTAATTTATTTAATGTATAGGTCTTAATTTCATATTCATCATTTAAAGTATGTATATATATTCTTTTAAGTTGAGATTCTATATAAATAATTTCATTCATTGGTATAATATATGTTTCTTCTTTTTGATTTATAGTTAAATTATTTTCTTGGTGATTTTCTGTGAAGCTTTGTATAATAGGGGCAAAAATGTTCTTTACTTTCTCTTTCTTAAAAGGCTTTGTAATAAAAGCATACGAATGAATTTCTCTAAATGCTTCTAATTCTTCATTTATCATAGATGTTATAAATATTATAGGAGTAATTATGTATTTATTTAATTTTCTTAGCTCTTGTCCTAATTTAATACCAGAATAGTCTTTTAAACCTATATCTAATATAAATATATCTATGTTACTCCTTATAGAAATATCAAGAGCTTTAGATGAATATTCTGTAGATATAATTTCTATGGAATCATCTATCTCTCTTATTATTTTTATTATTGAACTTCTAATTAATTCATTATCTTCTACGATTAATATTTTACTCATAACAGCTATCCCCCTTTTGTTAAACATTAATCTATATCACCATACAAATTATAACAAAAATTAGTATTATAAGCAATTAACTTTATTAATTAACAAATTATATTTTTATTATCATGAATAAATTTCATTCTTTTTAAAATTAACTATAAAAAAACTTTGAAGACAGTATCTTCAAAGTTTTATCTAACAATATCTTGATAATCTATTGTTATATTTATTTTACAATAGAAATCTCTATCTATATTCTTAATAACATCTATTAAATCATTTTTAAATTCTTCTTCAAAAAAGTTTTTTCCTATTTTATTACCATCAAGTGATACATCAAATATAATACATTTATAATTACCTTTATCTATTATATTAAAATCATGTATTGAATTTATAAGGTAATTATCTTTTAATTCTTTTCTTATTTCCTCTATTATTTTTTCTCTTGTTTCTGTTTCTAGACCTATTGGGTCCATATGAATAACAAGATCAATATCATATTTTTCTCCTAGTTCCCTTTCAGCTTGATCTATTATATTATGAATTGTAACTACGTCTATATCAGGTGGTATCTCTGCATCAATTGTAGCCATTGTTTTTCCTGCTCCATATTGATGAACTTTTAAATCATGTACCCCTAATATATTATCATATGATAATACTCCTTCTAATATTTTTTCTATTAGATCTTCACTTGGAGCTTCTCCTATAAGTTCACTTACTGCTTCTTTTATAAGGGTAAATCCTGAATAAAATATCATAATTGCTACAACTATTCCAATATATCCATCTATGGGAAAGTCAGTTACAAATGATAATGCAAGTGATAATACTACTATAAGTGTTACAAGTGAATCCCAAAGTGAATCTATTGATACTGCTTTTAGAGCATTAGATTTTATTTTTTTACCTAAATATTTGTTAAATGAACTCAACCATACTTTTACTACAATAGATATAATAAGAAATACAAATAATAATAATCTAAATTCTACTGGTTTTGGATCAATTATTCTATCAAATGATGATTTTACAAATTGAACACCTACAAACATTATAAGTATTGCAATAGTAAGAGTAGTTATATGTTCTACTCTTCCATGACCATAGGGATGATTCTTATCAGGTGGCGTATTTGAAAGTTTAAATCCTACTATTGTCATAATGGAAGAAGCTGCATCTGCTAAATTGTTAAATGCATCTGCTGTTACAGCTATTGATGATATTATTATGCCTATTACAAGTTTTAATATTGCAAGTAGTGTATTTACAATTACTCCTACTATTCCAGAAATATAACCTACTTTTTCTCTTGTATATTTATTGTTATAATTATTATTTTTCAATGTTTTTTTTAATATGTATTCTGTTATCATTTCTCCTCCAATAAATCCTTTTTATAATCAAATAACATTATAATATAATTGAGAATTTTTATCAATTATATTGCTGAGTATAATTTTTATCTTCTTTTAACCCATATTTCC contains:
- the pflA gene encoding pyruvate formate-lyase-activating protein — protein: MNIEGNIHSIETCGTVDGPGVRFVVFTQGCPLRCQYCHNPDTWKVNDGKKISVDELMEKIIKYKSYMKYSGGGVTLTGGEPLLQPEFSKELFKRCKEEGIHTAIDTSGFIPLDKTKEVFEYTDLVLLDIKSFNPILYKDLTGVNNDPTIKLAKYLSEINKPTWIRYVLVPGLTDKDEDIKNSAKFLSPLKNIERVELLPFHKMGEYKWEELGYEYKLKNTPTPSDEMVERAAHIFKSKDVNVVY
- a CDS encoding ABC transporter permease — translated: MIDKDIIKFAWTSLWRRKLRTILTLIGIMIGTAGIITMVSLGVGLEESVTGEFESGNMTNIEVYPGVNMGPNEGDSVKILKKEHVNELKQLEGVKAVTPIYQTYGELNIGRETISATFTGIDTKEIDELGYELEEGRFPRNNSILLGSSLSEQISNESEKDLLRSSSSISFSDRISEVEEETSKKYRTRITGILKSTGGAEDYSAVMDIDELVDIVEEKQNARDIIEKEGYSNIRVVANDMDEIDRLSKEINDKGYMAYSTKDMIEQVGSVFKFLQLFLGGIGSIALIVAAVGITNTMIMSTYERTKEIGVNKVIGASVKDIRKQFLYEATFIGLLGGIAGLILSYILSFIINTVAKIFMNGLENNITSIPIWLALFAIIFSVIVGVLSGLYPANKAAKISVLEALRQE
- a CDS encoding COG1361 S-layer family protein — protein: MKGNDMLKRNVVTILIILMTILLVSTNIYAAPKSPAVVISEYKIEPEEISPGENFKIKLTLNNYGEYHARKVKLTLKDKVEEEIQDMQSGEIQSKEEQVKLNNFSPINQSNVKYISLIKADKKEEVVYDLYSSPNMKPGNYNLVVSLSYMDSNGKVYTEDQIIGILLSEKESIKVLGKGDYGDISIGEEVESTINIVNNSITEVKGVTVSVEGEGQNNYTEYLGNFNSGDFDSYTFNTVFDKEGKKNINVKVSYIDGLNKNTEIEKKIKYNVKSGENIDNSNNKEEGNAFIRFIKGLFGF
- a CDS encoding ABC transporter ATP-binding protein, whose protein sequence is MIELKNVSQHYKMGKSIVKALDEVDLNIIKGELTALIGPSGSGKSTLLNVTGGLVKPTKGKAKIRNKDITNYSENDLCLFRRNNIGFIFQSFNLNPTLSALENVMMPLIYARVKQDKRKDMATHALKLVGLDDRKSHKPGELSGGQQQRVSIARAIVNNPEIVLCDEPTGNLDSETGKEILSLITKMNKENKVTFIIVTHDINVANNCDRIISIHDGKIIKDERK
- a CDS encoding Yip1 family protein codes for the protein MNEENERELMMEDEKVSLVQKIKWYIVKPSRFFEEFKKNPKALIHFIMITILSAITAMITNSKTDEIKNQALEGLSGEELEITENIVGFFSSPVFVILGAVLILGLTYLISAFFRYVFIKLFKGEGKFKEMFAVVIVASYPVSIAGLIQSLFLNPSADTTTMDSILSVVNIWSIWQLVLLIIGIKVMFNLSMKKSLIINVGIFIVTTLFTVGSAMINSNLSNMVQ
- a CDS encoding sensor histidine kinase, yielding MTVFESFILSIFDVLGFIIISLGLLREENQYKIFKKSLIYIFLYSLIMSVIEIIIPIEYIPILVLIFLYIVIYLTYRKGLVFTFKIWFLSTVLILTIQYISLIILNIIIGNIEYKFFYGLISQIIFIFIVIFTFYKIKIHVLLTYINQQKKIAIILLANIFMILIIILMYWRLDIDNLLNNFLDLSILSLSIIFIYFIVIKNGIRNEYEARELEMYKRNLPIIDNLISEVRRKQHEFDNHIQAINSIIYSNSNNNEVVESLKQYTSEIENINDLGNLIKLKDKILAGFLFSKQKESEKNNIQFNIVIENPMIDTKLKSYELIQVLGNLIDNAFETEVEDNVVVVKFLRKYGNDIIEVSNKHPKVEKEKIEKFFEKEFSTKKKKGRGYGLYNVKKRLNKYNIRILVENEYRNEYTSNFIKFRIMF
- a CDS encoding LytR/AlgR family response regulator transcription factor; amino-acid sequence: MSKILIVEDNELIRSSIIKIIREIDDSIEIISTEYSSKALDISIRSNIDIFILDIGLKDYSGIKLGQELRKLNKYIITPIIFITSMINEELEAFREIHSYAFITKPFKKEKVKNIFAPIIQSFTENHQENNLTINQKEETYIIPMNEIIYIESQLKRIYIHTLNDEYEIKTYTLNKLIEILNDDFIRVHRSYIINKKYITKIDRTKWVLHFKNIAKYMPVSRKYKNQVMELLQ
- a CDS encoding cation diffusion facilitator family transporter → MITEYILKKTLKNNNYNNKYTREKVGYISGIVGVIVNTLLAILKLVIGIIISSIAVTADAFNNLADAASSIMTIVGFKLSNTPPDKNHPYGHGRVEHITTLTIAILIMFVGVQFVKSSFDRIIDPKPVEFRLLLFVFLIISIVVKVWLSSFNKYLGKKIKSNALKAVSIDSLWDSLVTLIVVLSLALSFVTDFPIDGYIGIVVAIMIFYSGFTLIKEAVSELIGEAPSEDLIEKILEGVLSYDNILGVHDLKVHQYGAGKTMATIDAEIPPDIDVVTIHNIIDQAERELGEKYDIDLVIHMDPIGLETETREKIIEEIRKELKDNYLINSIHDFNIIDKGNYKCIIFDVSLDGNKIGKNFFEEEFKNDLIDVIKNIDRDFYCKINITIDYQDIVR